The following proteins are co-located in the Streptomyces sp. NBC_00435 genome:
- a CDS encoding FAD-binding and (Fe-S)-binding domain-containing protein has protein sequence MPLLEPKPGALRPHTVGGPAPDRVPDRQSAGTPRTLRRELTELLGAEKVLGDISDLVRYASDASPYRFLPQVVVIAEDIDDVSAVLSYAHGKQREVVFRAAGTSLNGQAQGEDILVDVRRHWAGVEVLDGGHRARIQPGTTVLRANAALARHGRVLGPDPASAIACTLGGVVANNASGMTAGTTRNSYRTLSSLTFVLPSGTVVDTGDPLADEELARAEPALCHGLMEIKREIEADPELVARIRAKYEIKNTTGYRLDSYLDGSTPAEILRGLMVGSEGTLGFISEVVFDTLPLDRELTSGLLFFPSLPAAAAAVPLFNEAGALAVELMDGNTLRASVSVAGVPADWAALPKDTTALLVEFRAPDEAGRAEYERRAARVVAGLDLVAPVASVTNAFTRDPRTVSGYWTARKAFVTAVGGARAPGTTLITEDFAVPPSRLAEACEALLELQAEHGFDAAVAGHAAHGNLHFLLAFDSAEPSDVERYAAFMEAFCRLTVERFDGSLKAEHSTGRNMAPFLELEWGPRATEMMWRTKRVVDPDLVLAPRILLDRDPKAHLRGLKTIPRVEAAADPCIECGFCEPTCPSEDLTTTPRQRIVLRREMMRQQPGSPVLAGLLDAYGYDAVDTCAGDSTCKLACPVGIDTGALMKDFRHRRHSPREERAAALAARRFGAVEAGARLAVAAADRITDAVGDRVLEVLTGAARRAVRPDLVPEWLPQIPGAAARTLPATRRVGATAVYYPACVNRIFAGPDGRPGPSLPEAVVAVSERAGKPVWIPRDVTGTCCATIWHSKGYDAGNRVMANRIVEAAWGWTAGGRLPLVVDASSCTLGISQEVVPYLTPDNRALHAGLRIVDSIVWAADELLPRLEVRRKVGSAVLHPTCSMRHLDDEAQLRAVAEACADEVVVPYDAGCCAFAGDRGMLHPELTESATAREAAEVTAREFDAHLSANRMCEVGMDRATGRSYYSALLELERATRP, from the coding sequence ATGCCGCTGCTGGAACCGAAGCCGGGGGCCCTGCGCCCGCACACCGTCGGCGGCCCCGCCCCCGACCGGGTGCCGGACCGGCAGTCGGCCGGCACCCCCAGGACGCTGCGCCGCGAGCTGACCGAGCTCCTGGGAGCCGAAAAGGTGCTGGGTGACATCTCCGACCTGGTCCGCTACGCCTCGGACGCCTCCCCGTACCGGTTCCTGCCGCAGGTCGTCGTCATCGCCGAGGACATCGACGACGTCTCCGCCGTCCTGTCCTACGCCCACGGCAAGCAGCGCGAGGTCGTCTTCCGTGCCGCCGGGACCTCGCTCAACGGACAGGCCCAGGGCGAGGACATCCTCGTCGACGTCCGCCGCCACTGGGCCGGTGTGGAGGTGCTGGACGGGGGACACCGCGCCCGGATCCAGCCCGGCACCACCGTCCTGCGCGCCAACGCGGCGCTGGCCCGTCACGGCCGTGTGCTCGGCCCCGACCCGGCCAGCGCGATCGCCTGCACCCTCGGCGGAGTCGTCGCGAACAACGCCTCCGGCATGACCGCGGGGACCACGAGGAACTCGTACCGCACCCTGTCGTCGCTGACCTTCGTGCTGCCGAGCGGAACCGTCGTGGACACCGGTGACCCGCTCGCCGACGAGGAACTCGCGCGGGCCGAACCCGCCCTGTGCCACGGGCTGATGGAGATCAAGCGGGAGATCGAGGCCGATCCGGAGCTCGTGGCCCGCATCCGGGCCAAGTACGAGATCAAGAACACCACCGGATACCGCCTCGACTCCTACCTCGACGGATCCACTCCCGCGGAGATCCTGCGCGGGCTGATGGTCGGCTCCGAGGGCACCCTCGGATTCATCTCCGAGGTCGTCTTCGACACCCTGCCACTGGACCGCGAGCTCACCAGCGGCCTGCTCTTCTTCCCCTCGCTGCCGGCCGCGGCCGCCGCCGTACCGCTCTTCAACGAGGCGGGGGCGCTGGCCGTCGAGCTGATGGACGGCAACACCCTGCGTGCCTCGGTGAGCGTCGCGGGGGTGCCCGCCGACTGGGCCGCCCTGCCCAAGGACACCACCGCGCTGCTGGTGGAGTTCCGGGCCCCGGACGAGGCCGGGCGCGCGGAGTACGAGCGGCGCGCCGCTCGGGTGGTGGCCGGGCTGGACCTGGTGGCGCCGGTGGCCTCGGTGACCAACGCCTTCACCCGTGACCCGAGGACCGTCTCCGGCTACTGGACGGCCCGCAAGGCCTTCGTCACCGCCGTCGGCGGCGCCCGCGCCCCCGGCACCACCCTGATCACCGAGGACTTCGCGGTCCCCCCGTCCCGGCTGGCCGAGGCCTGCGAAGCGCTCCTCGAACTCCAGGCGGAGCACGGCTTCGATGCCGCCGTCGCCGGCCACGCCGCCCACGGCAACCTGCACTTCCTGCTCGCCTTCGACTCCGCCGAACCCTCCGACGTCGAGCGGTACGCCGCCTTCATGGAGGCCTTCTGCCGGCTCACCGTGGAGCGCTTCGACGGCTCCCTGAAGGCCGAGCACTCCACCGGCCGCAACATGGCCCCCTTCCTGGAACTGGAGTGGGGACCCCGGGCCACCGAAATGATGTGGCGCACCAAGCGGGTCGTCGACCCCGACCTGGTGCTCGCCCCGCGGATCCTCCTCGACCGAGACCCGAAGGCACATCTGCGCGGTCTGAAGACGATCCCGCGGGTGGAGGCCGCCGCCGATCCCTGCATCGAGTGCGGGTTCTGCGAACCGACCTGCCCCAGCGAGGACCTGACCACGACTCCGCGCCAACGGATCGTGCTGCGCCGCGAGATGATGCGCCAGCAGCCCGGCTCCCCCGTCCTCGCGGGACTCCTCGACGCCTACGGCTACGACGCCGTGGACACCTGCGCCGGCGACTCCACCTGCAAACTCGCCTGCCCCGTCGGCATCGACACGGGCGCACTGATGAAGGACTTCCGCCACCGCCGGCACAGCCCGCGCGAGGAGCGCGCCGCGGCGCTCGCGGCCCGCCGCTTCGGAGCGGTCGAAGCGGGCGCCCGGCTGGCCGTGGCCGCCGCCGACCGGATCACGGACGCCGTCGGGGACCGGGTCCTGGAGGTCCTGACGGGGGCCGCGCGCAGAGCCGTACGCCCCGACCTCGTCCCGGAGTGGCTGCCGCAGATCCCCGGCGCCGCGGCCCGCACACTGCCCGCGACCCGGCGGGTGGGCGCCACGGCGGTGTACTACCCGGCGTGCGTCAACCGGATCTTCGCCGGCCCCGACGGCCGCCCGGGGCCCTCCCTCCCGGAAGCCGTCGTGGCGGTGTCGGAGCGGGCCGGGAAGCCCGTGTGGATCCCCCGGGACGTGACGGGCACCTGCTGCGCGACGATCTGGCACTCCAAGGGGTACGACGCGGGCAACCGCGTGATGGCCAACCGGATCGTGGAGGCCGCCTGGGGCTGGACGGCCGGCGGGCGGCTGCCGCTCGTCGTCGACGCGTCCTCCTGCACCCTGGGCATCTCCCAGGAGGTGGTCCCGTACCTGACGCCGGACAACCGGGCGCTCCACGCCGGGCTGCGGATCGTCGACTCCATCGTCTGGGCCGCCGACGAGCTGCTGCCGCGCCTGGAGGTCCGCCGCAAGGTCGGCTCGGCGGTGCTGCACCCCACCTGTTCGATGCGGCACCTGGACGACGAGGCACAGCTGCGGGCGGTGGCCGAGGCCTGCGCCGACGAGGTGGTGGTCCCGTACGACGCGGGGTGCTGTGCCTTCGCGGGCGACCGCGGCATGCTGCACCCGGAGCTGACGGAGTCGGCGACGGCCCGCGAGGCGGCCGAGGTGACGGCGCGGGAGTTCGACGCGCACCTGTCGGCGAACCGGATGTGCGAGGTGGGCATGGACCGGGCCACCGGCCGCAGCTACTACTCCGCGCTCCTGGAACTGGAGCGCGCCACCCGCCCCTGA
- a CDS encoding ABC transporter ATP-binding protein, which translates to MQISDLPYPDPGVPDARSGPRFLWWLGRGQLGGQAKSLSWGLLHFGGVAGLPYAVGLGVDAAVTRDGARLLWVGGLIALLGAAISLGDAMLHRTAVTNWITAAARVQQLLACRTAELGSALTRRVAAGEVVAVSTGDVEKIGWFVEAVSRFLAAALTLVIGCVVLLFYAPTIGVVVAIGMPVLALAVLPLLPRATRRADIQREKAGKATELASDTVAGLRVLRGIGGEELFLSRYREASQEVRKAAVRSARMWALISAIQVLLPGALLITVVWYGSALVLEGRLDVGELVAAFSAVATMLYPLRHFEEIAMAYSFSRPSAKRAARVLSLTRADAAGADDTERATATAAAEARTPAQPPAPGGDLYDPRTGLLVPAGRFTAVVCGDPDLAGRLAERLGGHPMDTDGAAAGASVLLGGVALDELALDTARTLVLVQDKDPVLLSGTLHELFAVPASGAVAPGAALAAAQCTDVLDALLQSAPDGVSDPMDARITERGRSLSGGQRQRLALARSLVTDPEVLVLDEPTSAVDSHTEARIADGIATLRAGRTTVVLASSPLLLDHADRVVLIHEGTVAASGTHRELLHGEPLYRAVVTRETEEEQRLAGLESVLNKSVLNESAMTEIEESA; encoded by the coding sequence ATGCAGATCAGCGATCTTCCGTATCCGGATCCAGGGGTACCCGACGCTCGGTCCGGCCCCCGATTCCTGTGGTGGCTGGGGCGCGGGCAACTCGGCGGACAGGCCAAAAGCCTGAGCTGGGGACTCCTGCACTTCGGCGGCGTGGCCGGGCTGCCGTACGCCGTGGGTCTGGGCGTCGACGCGGCCGTGACCCGCGACGGCGCCCGGCTGCTGTGGGTCGGAGGCCTGATCGCGCTGCTCGGCGCCGCGATCTCGCTCGGCGACGCGATGCTGCACCGCACCGCCGTCACCAACTGGATCACCGCCGCCGCGCGGGTCCAGCAGCTGCTCGCCTGCAGGACCGCCGAGCTCGGATCCGCCCTGACCCGTCGGGTCGCGGCGGGCGAGGTGGTGGCCGTGTCCACGGGTGACGTGGAGAAGATCGGCTGGTTCGTCGAGGCGGTCTCCCGCTTCCTCGCCGCCGCCCTCACCCTCGTCATCGGCTGCGTGGTCCTGCTCTTCTACGCGCCCACGATCGGTGTGGTCGTGGCCATCGGCATGCCGGTGCTCGCGCTGGCTGTCCTGCCGCTGCTGCCGCGCGCCACCCGGCGCGCCGACATCCAGCGCGAGAAGGCCGGCAAGGCCACCGAGCTCGCCTCGGACACCGTGGCGGGCCTGCGGGTACTGCGCGGCATCGGGGGCGAGGAACTCTTCCTCAGCCGCTACCGCGAGGCCTCGCAGGAGGTCCGCAAGGCGGCCGTGCGCAGTGCCCGGATGTGGGCGCTGATCTCCGCGATCCAGGTGCTGCTCCCGGGCGCGCTGCTGATCACGGTGGTCTGGTACGGGTCCGCGCTCGTGCTCGAGGGCCGGCTGGACGTCGGCGAACTCGTCGCGGCCTTCAGCGCGGTGGCGACCATGCTCTATCCACTGCGGCACTTCGAGGAGATCGCGATGGCGTACTCCTTCTCGCGTCCCTCCGCCAAGCGGGCGGCCCGGGTGCTGTCGCTGACGCGGGCGGACGCCGCTGGCGCCGACGACACGGAGCGGGCGACCGCCACCGCCGCCGCGGAGGCCCGTACCCCCGCCCAGCCCCCGGCCCCGGGCGGCGACCTGTACGACCCGCGGACCGGGCTGCTGGTCCCGGCGGGCCGGTTCACCGCCGTGGTGTGCGGGGACCCCGACCTGGCGGGCCGCCTCGCGGAACGCCTCGGCGGCCACCCGATGGACACCGACGGCGCCGCCGCCGGGGCCTCGGTCCTGCTGGGCGGGGTCGCGCTGGACGAGCTCGCGCTGGACACGGCGCGCACGCTGGTCCTCGTACAGGACAAGGATCCGGTGCTGCTGTCCGGGACGCTGCACGAGCTGTTCGCCGTACCGGCTTCCGGGGCGGTCGCCCCCGGGGCGGCGCTCGCGGCGGCCCAGTGCACGGACGTACTGGACGCACTGCTGCAGTCCGCCCCGGACGGGGTGAGCGACCCGATGGACGCCCGGATCACCGAACGCGGCCGGTCGTTGTCCGGCGGGCAGCGCCAACGGCTGGCGCTGGCCCGGTCCCTGGTGACCGATCCCGAGGTACTGGTGCTGGACGAGCCGACCTCGGCGGTCGACTCGCACACCGAGGCACGGATCGCGGACGGGATCGCGACCCTGCGTGCCGGGCGCACGACGGTGGTACTGGCGTCCTCGCCGCTGTTGCTGGACCACGCCGACCGGGTCGTCCTGATCCACGAGGGCACGGTGGCGGCGAGCGGCACCCACCGCGAACTGTTGCACGGCGAACCGCTCTACCGCGCGGTCGTCACCCGCGAGACCGAGGAAGAACAGCGGCTCGCGGGACTGGAATCCGTACTGAACAAGTCCGTACTGAACGAGTCCGCAATGACAGAGATCGAGGAATCCGCATGA
- a CDS encoding ABC transporter ATP-binding protein, producing MIGVAPPQYDPAAPETAATLPVGSSATVRGYVRGLFRRHRRAFVVLVSVNTVAVIASMVGPYLLGQVVDRLAEGSRELHLGRVGLLFTVALIVQALFVRLVRLRGAMLGEEMLADLREDFLVRSVGLPPGVLERAGTGDLLSRITTDIDRLANAMREAVPQLAIGVVWAGLLYGALAVTAPPLALAALVALPVLVIGCRWYFKRAPSAYRSEAAGYAAVAAVLTETVDAGRTVEAHRLGGRRIELSERRIKEWTAWERYTLFLRTVLFPVVNVTYVTILGAVLMIGGYCVIQGWMSVGQLTTGALLAQMMVDPIGLILRWYDELQIAQVSLARLVGVREIEPDEGDAGVAPEGRDVRADQVHFGYREGVDVLHQVSMSVPPGTRMALVGPSGAGKSTLGRLLAGIYAPRTGEITLGGAQLSRMPAERVREHVALVNQEHHVFVGSLRDNLRLARTGAGDAELWAALGAVDAQDWARALDAGLDTEVGSGAAALTPAQAQQIALARLVLADPHTLVLDEATSLLDPRAARHLERSLARVLEGRTVIAIAHRLHTAHDADVIAVVEGGRISELGSHDALVAADGAYAALWRSWHG from the coding sequence ATGATCGGCGTGGCGCCGCCGCAGTACGATCCGGCGGCCCCCGAAACGGCCGCGACACTGCCCGTGGGCTCGTCGGCGACCGTACGGGGCTATGTGCGCGGCCTGTTCCGCCGCCACCGGCGGGCCTTCGTGGTGCTGGTGTCGGTCAACACGGTCGCGGTGATCGCGTCCATGGTCGGCCCCTACCTGCTGGGGCAGGTCGTGGACCGGCTCGCGGAGGGGTCCCGCGAACTCCATCTGGGTCGCGTGGGGCTGCTGTTCACGGTGGCGCTCATCGTCCAGGCCCTGTTCGTCCGACTGGTCCGGCTGCGCGGGGCGATGCTCGGCGAGGAGATGCTGGCCGATCTGCGCGAGGACTTCCTCGTGCGTTCGGTGGGCCTGCCTCCGGGCGTGCTGGAGCGCGCGGGAACCGGCGACCTGCTGTCGCGGATCACCACCGACATCGACCGGCTGGCCAACGCGATGCGCGAGGCCGTGCCGCAGCTCGCCATCGGCGTGGTGTGGGCGGGGCTGCTCTACGGGGCTCTCGCCGTGACCGCGCCGCCGCTGGCACTGGCCGCCCTGGTGGCGCTGCCGGTGCTGGTGATCGGCTGCCGCTGGTACTTCAAGCGGGCGCCCAGCGCCTACCGTTCGGAGGCGGCCGGGTACGCGGCGGTCGCGGCCGTGCTCACCGAGACGGTCGACGCGGGCCGCACGGTCGAGGCGCACCGCCTCGGCGGGCGCCGGATCGAGCTGTCGGAGCGGCGGATCAAGGAGTGGACGGCCTGGGAGCGGTACACGCTGTTCCTGCGGACGGTCCTCTTCCCGGTCGTCAACGTCACGTACGTGACGATCCTCGGCGCGGTGCTGATGATCGGCGGGTACTGCGTGATCCAGGGCTGGATGTCGGTGGGGCAGCTCACCACGGGCGCCCTGCTCGCGCAGATGATGGTCGACCCGATCGGCCTGATCCTGCGCTGGTACGACGAACTCCAGATCGCGCAGGTCTCACTGGCCCGGCTGGTGGGCGTGCGGGAGATCGAGCCCGACGAGGGGGACGCGGGCGTCGCCCCGGAGGGCCGGGACGTGCGCGCGGACCAGGTGCACTTCGGCTACCGCGAGGGCGTCGACGTGCTGCACCAGGTCTCGATGTCGGTGCCGCCGGGCACCCGGATGGCCCTGGTCGGGCCCTCGGGCGCCGGAAAGTCCACGCTGGGCCGGCTCCTCGCGGGCATCTACGCGCCCCGGACCGGCGAGATCACCCTCGGCGGGGCGCAGTTGTCGCGGATGCCTGCGGAACGGGTGCGCGAGCACGTGGCCCTGGTCAACCAGGAGCACCACGTGTTCGTGGGCTCCCTGCGGGACAACCTGCGCCTCGCGCGCACCGGGGCGGGTGACGCCGAGCTGTGGGCGGCGCTCGGCGCGGTCGACGCGCAGGACTGGGCGCGGGCGCTGGACGCCGGGCTGGACACCGAGGTCGGTTCGGGCGCGGCGGCGCTGACCCCGGCGCAGGCCCAGCAGATCGCGCTGGCCCGGCTGGTGCTGGCCGACCCGCACACGCTGGTACTGGACGAGGCCACCTCGCTGCTGGACCCGCGCGCGGCCCGGCATCTGGAGCGCTCGCTGGCGCGGGTGCTGGAGGGCCGCACGGTGATCGCCATCGCGCACCGGCTGCACACCGCGCACGACGCGGACGTGATCGCGGTGGTGGAGGGCGGGCGGATCAGCGAGCTGGGCTCCCACGACGCCCTGGTCGCGGCCGACGGCGCGTACGCCGCCCTGTGGCGCTCCTGGCACGGCTGA
- a CDS encoding metal-dependent hydrolase translates to MMGPAHSLSGAAAWLGVGAAAAAAGHPMPWPVLVVGALICAGAALAPDLDHKSATISRAFGPLSRGLCEVVDKISYGVYKATRAPRDARRTGGHRTLTHTWVWAVLIGGGSSALAVTADRWGVLALLFVHLVLAVEGLLWRAARMSSDVLVWLLGATSAWILAGVLDQPGNGSGWLFTGPGQEYLWLGLPIVLGALVHDIGDALTVSGCPILWPLPIAGKRWYPIGPPKMMRFRAGSWVELKVLMPVFMLLGGVGGASALGFF, encoded by the coding sequence ATGATGGGTCCGGCGCACTCACTTTCCGGGGCAGCGGCTTGGCTCGGGGTGGGGGCCGCGGCGGCCGCCGCCGGGCACCCGATGCCCTGGCCCGTCCTCGTGGTCGGCGCGCTCATCTGCGCCGGAGCCGCCCTCGCCCCCGACCTGGACCACAAGTCGGCGACGATCTCCCGTGCCTTCGGCCCCCTCTCCCGGGGCCTGTGCGAGGTGGTCGACAAGATTTCCTACGGCGTCTACAAGGCCACCCGGGCGCCGCGCGACGCCCGCCGCACCGGGGGCCACCGCACCCTGACCCACACCTGGGTCTGGGCCGTCCTGATCGGTGGGGGCTCTTCGGCGCTCGCCGTCACCGCCGACCGGTGGGGTGTGCTCGCCCTTCTCTTCGTCCACCTGGTGCTCGCCGTCGAAGGCCTGCTCTGGCGGGCCGCCCGCATGTCCAGCGACGTCCTGGTCTGGCTGCTCGGCGCGACCAGCGCCTGGATACTGGCCGGCGTGCTCGACCAGCCGGGCAACGGCTCCGGCTGGCTCTTCACCGGCCCCGGCCAGGAGTACCTGTGGCTCGGCCTGCCGATCGTGCTCGGCGCCCTGGTCCACGACATCGGCGACGCCCTGACCGTCTCGGGCTGCCCGATCCTGTGGCCCCTGCCCATCGCCGGCAAGCGCTGGTACCCGATCGGCCCGCCGAAGATGATGCGCTTCCGCGCGGGCAGCTGGGTGGAGCTCAAGGTCCTCATGCCGGTGTTCATGCTCCTCGGCGGAGTCGGCGGGGCCTCGGCCCTCGGCTTCTTCTGA
- a CDS encoding DEAD/DEAH box helicase, translated as MTLIDQLPPNADPDALFEAFSSWAQDQGITLYPAQEEALIEVVSGANVILSTPTGSGKSLVAAGAHFTALAQDKVTFYTAPIKALVSEKFFDLCKLFGTENVGMLTGDASVNADAPVICCTAEVLASIALRDGKYADIGQVVMDEFHFYAEPDRGWAWQIPLLELPQAQFILMSATLGDMKRFEEDLTRRTGRPTSMVRSATRPVPLSYEYVTTPITDTITELLETRQAPVYIVHFTQAQAVERAQSLMSINMCTREEKDKIAELIGNFRFTTKFGQNLSRYVRHGIGVHHAGMLPKYRRLVEKLAQAGLLKVICGTDTLGVGVNVPIRTVLFTALTKYDGTRVRTLRAREFHQIAGRAGRAGFDTAGYVVAQAPEHVIENEKALAKAGDDPKKRRKVVRKKAPEGFVAWSDLTFEKLIAADPEALTSRFKVTNIMLLSVIARPGDAFKAMRHLLEDNHEPRKAQLRHIRRAIAIYRSLLDGGVVEKLDTPDAEGRTIRLTVDLQQDFALNQPLSTFALASFDLLDPESPSYALDMVSVVESTLDDPRQILAAQQNKERGMAVGAMKADGIEYEERMERLQEVTYPKPLEELLLHAYDVYSKSHPWVRDHPVSPKSIIRDMYERAMTFTEFTSYYELARTEGIVLRYLAGAFKALDHTIPDDLKSEDLQDLIAWLGELVRQVDSSLLDEWEQLANPEVETAEQAQEKADQVKPVTANARAFRVLVRNAMFRRVELAALDHVNVLGELDGESGWDADAWGEAMDGYWDEYDDLGTGPDARGPKLLQIEEDPAHGLWRVRQTFADPNGDHGWGISAEVDLAASDEEGRAVLRVTSVGELGQL; from the coding sequence GTGACCCTCATTGATCAGCTCCCGCCGAACGCCGACCCCGACGCCCTCTTCGAGGCTTTCTCCTCGTGGGCACAGGACCAGGGCATCACCCTGTACCCGGCTCAGGAAGAAGCGCTGATCGAGGTCGTCTCGGGCGCGAACGTGATCCTGTCCACCCCGACCGGCTCCGGCAAGAGCCTGGTCGCGGCCGGCGCCCACTTCACGGCACTGGCCCAGGACAAGGTCACCTTCTACACCGCCCCGATCAAGGCGCTGGTCTCGGAGAAGTTCTTCGACCTGTGCAAGCTCTTCGGCACCGAGAACGTCGGCATGCTGACCGGCGACGCCTCGGTCAACGCGGACGCCCCGGTGATCTGCTGCACCGCCGAGGTACTGGCCTCGATCGCCCTGCGCGACGGCAAGTACGCCGACATCGGCCAGGTCGTGATGGACGAGTTCCACTTCTACGCGGAGCCGGACCGCGGCTGGGCCTGGCAGATCCCGCTGCTGGAACTGCCGCAGGCGCAGTTCATCCTGATGTCCGCGACCCTCGGCGACATGAAGCGGTTCGAGGAGGACCTGACCCGGCGCACCGGCCGGCCCACCTCGATGGTCCGCTCGGCGACCCGTCCCGTCCCGCTCTCGTACGAGTACGTCACGACGCCGATCACCGACACCATCACCGAGCTGCTGGAGACCCGGCAGGCGCCGGTCTACATCGTGCACTTCACCCAGGCCCAGGCTGTCGAGCGGGCGCAGTCGCTGATGAGCATCAACATGTGCACCCGCGAGGAGAAGGACAAGATCGCCGAGCTGATCGGCAACTTCCGCTTCACCACCAAGTTCGGCCAGAACCTCTCCCGCTACGTCCGCCACGGCATCGGCGTCCACCACGCGGGCATGCTGCCCAAGTACCGGCGTCTGGTGGAGAAGCTGGCCCAGGCCGGTCTGCTGAAGGTCATCTGCGGCACCGACACCCTCGGCGTCGGCGTCAACGTCCCGATCCGCACGGTGCTGTTCACCGCGCTGACCAAGTACGACGGCACCCGGGTCCGCACGCTGCGCGCCCGCGAGTTCCACCAGATCGCGGGCCGTGCCGGCCGGGCCGGCTTCGACACCGCGGGCTATGTGGTGGCCCAGGCGCCCGAGCACGTCATCGAGAACGAGAAGGCGCTGGCGAAGGCCGGCGACGACCCGAAGAAGCGCCGCAAGGTGGTCCGCAAGAAGGCCCCCGAGGGCTTCGTGGCCTGGTCCGACCTCACCTTCGAGAAGCTCATCGCCGCCGACCCGGAGGCGCTGACCTCGCGCTTCAAGGTCACCAACATCATGCTCCTGTCGGTCATCGCCCGTCCCGGGGACGCCTTCAAGGCGATGCGCCACCTGCTGGAGGACAACCACGAGCCGCGCAAGGCCCAGCTGCGCCACATCCGCCGGGCCATCGCCATCTACCGCTCCCTGCTGGACGGCGGTGTCGTCGAGAAGCTCGACACCCCGGACGCCGAGGGCCGCACGATCCGGCTGACGGTCGACCTCCAGCAGGACTTCGCGCTGAACCAGCCGCTGTCCACCTTCGCGCTGGCCTCCTTCGACCTGCTGGACCCGGAGTCCCCCTCCTACGCGCTCGACATGGTCTCGGTCGTCGAGTCCACGCTGGACGACCCGCGCCAGATCCTCGCCGCGCAGCAGAACAAGGAACGCGGCATGGCCGTGGGCGCGATGAAGGCCGACGGGATCGAGTACGAGGAGCGGATGGAGCGGCTCCAGGAGGTCACCTATCCCAAGCCCCTCGAAGAACTCCTGCTGCACGCCTACGACGTGTACAGCAAGAGCCACCCGTGGGTCCGCGACCACCCGGTCTCCCCGAAGTCGATCATCCGCGACATGTACGAACGCGCTATGACCTTCACCGAGTTCACCTCGTACTACGAACTCGCGCGCACCGAAGGCATCGTGCTGCGCTATCTGGCGGGCGCGTTCAAGGCGCTGGACCACACCATCCCCGACGACCTCAAGTCCGAGGACCTCCAGGACCTCATCGCCTGGCTCGGCGAGCTGGTCCGCCAGGTCGACTCCAGCCTGCTCGACGAGTGGGAGCAGCTGGCGAACCCGGAGGTGGAGACGGCGGAGCAGGCCCAGGAGAAGGCCGACCAGGTCAAGCCGGTCACCGCGAACGCCCGCGCCTTCCGAGTCCTGGTCCGCAACGCCATGTTCCGCCGGGTGGAACTGGCGGCCCTGGACCACGTCAACGTACTGGGCGAGCTGGACGGCGAGTCCGGCTGGGACGCGGACGCCTGGGGCGAGGCCATGGACGGCTACTGGGACGAGTACGACGACCTGGGCACCGGACCCGACGCACGCGGCCCCAAGCTGCTGCAGATCGAGGAGGACCCGGCGCACGGTCTGTGGCGCGTCCGGCAGACCTTCGCCGACCCCAACGGGGACCATGGCTGGGGCATCAGCGCCGAGGTCGACCTCGCGGCCTCCGACGAGGAGGGCCGGGCCGTCCTGCGCGTCACCTCGGTCGGCGAGCTCGGCCAGCTCTGA
- a CDS encoding acyl-CoA thioesterase: MTNPAERLVDLLDLEQIEVNIFRGASPQESLQRVFGGQVAGQALVAAGRTTESDRPVHSLHAYFLRPGIPGVPIVYQVERVRDGRSFTTRRVTAVQQGKTIFNLTASFHHPEEGSIEHQLPPRLDFPHPDTLPKVVDEIREHLGALPEALERMARRQPFDIRYVDRLRWTPEELKDADPRSAVWMRAVGPLGDDPLVHTCALTYASDMTLLDAVRIPVEPLWGMRGFDMASLDHAMWFHRPFRTDEWFLYDQESPIAHGGRGLARGRIYDLEGRLLVSVVQEGLFRPYGAKAFKPAVSPQ; this comes from the coding sequence ATGACGAACCCCGCCGAGAGACTGGTCGATCTGCTCGACCTGGAGCAGATCGAGGTCAACATCTTCCGGGGCGCGAGCCCCCAGGAGTCCCTCCAGCGCGTCTTCGGCGGCCAGGTCGCCGGCCAGGCGCTGGTGGCGGCCGGCCGCACCACCGAGAGCGACCGGCCCGTCCACTCCCTGCACGCGTACTTCCTGCGCCCCGGCATCCCCGGGGTGCCGATCGTGTACCAGGTGGAGCGGGTGCGCGACGGGCGCTCCTTCACCACCCGCCGGGTCACCGCGGTCCAGCAGGGCAAGACCATCTTCAATCTGACCGCCTCCTTCCATCACCCGGAGGAGGGCAGCATCGAGCACCAGCTGCCGCCCCGCCTCGACTTCCCGCACCCGGACACGCTCCCGAAGGTCGTGGACGAGATCCGCGAGCACCTGGGAGCGCTGCCGGAGGCCCTGGAGCGGATGGCCCGCCGCCAGCCCTTCGACATCCGCTACGTGGACAGGCTCCGCTGGACCCCCGAGGAGCTCAAGGACGCCGATCCGCGCAGCGCGGTGTGGATGCGCGCCGTCGGCCCGCTGGGCGACGACCCGCTCGTGCACACCTGCGCCCTCACCTACGCCAGTGACATGACCCTCCTCGATGCCGTGCGCATCCCCGTGGAACCCCTGTGGGGCATGCGCGGTTTCGACATGGCCTCCCTGGACCACGCCATGTGGTTCCACCGACCGTTCCGGACGGACGAGTGGTTCCTGTACGACCAGGAGTCGCCCATCGCGCACGGCGGCCGCGGCCTGGCCCGCGGCCGCATCTACGACCTGGAGGGCAGGCTCCTGGTGTCGGTGGTCCAGGAAGGGCTCTTCCGCCCGTACGGCGCCAAGGCGTTCAAGCCGGCCGTGTCACCGCAGTAG